The following proteins come from a genomic window of Campylobacter concisus:
- a CDS encoding efflux RND transporter periplasmic adaptor subunit: MKKLIILMIFGIFSFASEEIFADFEVYAKQSSKLAFEGSGKVDKIFVDVSSHVKKGDVLAILDQSSLEIALKKAKNDLELAKNASEFAKNTLSKFTQVRNVTSKQEFDEVKYKFDEAILRVQSAQIAILNAQDRLKKAVLKAPFDGVIASKNVELGESASPLQPAFVLNSEEAKILIAIDEKYANLVKVGDTFKFKLDATSEEKEVKIALIYPEIKRETRKFYAQAYDTGLKPGMFGQGKVIIGENK; the protein is encoded by the coding sequence TTGAAAAAGCTGATAATTTTAATGATATTTGGCATTTTTTCATTTGCTAGTGAAGAAATTTTTGCTGATTTTGAAGTCTATGCTAAGCAAAGCTCAAAGCTTGCATTTGAGGGTAGTGGCAAGGTGGATAAAATTTTTGTAGATGTATCAAGCCATGTTAAAAAGGGCGACGTGCTAGCTATTCTTGATCAAAGCAGCCTAGAAATCGCTCTTAAAAAGGCAAAAAATGATCTTGAGCTGGCAAAAAACGCTAGTGAATTTGCAAAAAATACTTTAAGCAAATTTACTCAAGTAAGGAACGTCACTTCAAAGCAAGAATTTGACGAGGTAAAGTATAAATTTGACGAAGCGATACTTCGGGTTCAAAGTGCACAAATTGCTATTTTAAATGCGCAAGATCGCCTTAAAAAGGCCGTTTTAAAAGCTCCATTTGATGGCGTCATAGCTAGTAAAAATGTCGAGCTTGGCGAGAGTGCTTCGCCGCTTCAGCCAGCCTTTGTCTTAAACTCTGAAGAGGCTAAAATTTTAATAGCGATCGATGAAAAATATGCAAATTTAGTAAAAGTTGGAGATACGTTTAAATTTAAGCTTGACGCAACAAGCGAGGAAAAAGAGGTAAAAATCGCTCTCATCTATCCAGAGATTAAGCGAGAGACTAGAAAATTTTACGCCCAGGCTTATGACACTGGACTAAAACCTGGCATGTTTGGTCAAGGAAAAGTGATAATCGGCGAAAATAAATGA
- a CDS encoding EamA family transporter, whose amino-acid sequence MNKLIFVTILWAFSFSLIGEFLAGKVDSYLAVFIRVALASLVFLPFTKFRGISPKLAFGIMAIGAVQIGLMYLFYYNSFLYLSVPEVALFTIFTPFYVTLIYDAFSFKFRPLYLFSVGVAVFGALIIKYGAINDGVLKGFLLVQAANICFGAGQSAYKALLEKFDVDQKNVFGYFHFGAFFVAVVALLTLGNPAKFSLTLTQILVLLWLGVVASGLGYFMWNKGACEVDSGVLAIMNNALIPAAIIVNLVFWQKDTDLTRLILGAVIMYISLIIHNKIMKFYGMKIA is encoded by the coding sequence TTGAATAAACTAATCTTTGTAACCATTTTGTGGGCGTTTAGCTTTAGTTTGATAGGTGAGTTTTTAGCTGGCAAGGTTGATAGCTATTTGGCTGTTTTTATTCGGGTTGCGCTTGCGAGCTTAGTCTTTTTGCCATTTACAAAATTTCGTGGTATCAGTCCAAAGCTAGCATTTGGCATAATGGCGATCGGAGCGGTGCAAATAGGACTTATGTATCTATTTTATTACAATTCATTTTTGTATCTAAGTGTTCCAGAAGTCGCACTTTTTACCATTTTTACGCCGTTTTATGTGACGCTCATATACGACGCATTTAGCTTTAAATTTAGGCCACTTTATCTATTTAGTGTTGGCGTTGCGGTTTTTGGAGCTTTGATTATAAAATACGGCGCTATAAACGATGGTGTATTAAAGGGCTTTTTGCTAGTGCAAGCGGCAAATATCTGCTTTGGGGCAGGGCAGAGCGCATATAAGGCACTTTTAGAAAAATTTGACGTGGATCAAAAAAATGTCTTTGGCTACTTTCACTTTGGTGCATTTTTTGTAGCTGTCGTTGCGCTTCTTACTCTTGGCAATCCAGCCAAATTTTCACTTACTTTAACGCAAATTTTAGTGCTTTTATGGCTTGGCGTGGTCGCTAGTGGGCTAGGGTATTTTATGTGGAACAAAGGTGCTTGCGAGGTCGATAGCGGCGTGCTTGCTATCATGAATAACGCTCTCATTCCAGCTGCTATCATCGTAAATTTAGTCTTTTGGCAAAAGGACACAGACTTAACTAGGCTAATTTTAGGCGCTGTTATAATGTATATATCTTTGATAATTCACAACAAGATAATGAAATTTTATGGTATGAAGATCGCTTAG
- a CDS encoding ComEC/Rec2 family competence protein, whose amino-acid sequence MSFKNPKNREIFNIFCLFCLCIFSINLAISYHKYQIFMDKGEQELTATVISSYEKLGDDGKKRQILKLKTDEFTFYTLGAKTDDFKAGDNIFLSVINLDVSFKDYLASSFYMPSFSREKLPQKATLNINQKLQSLIYAQHENSKISQLYSALFLGTSIDAELRDDVSHLGIAHLIAISGYHLGFISAVIFFVFRPLLKFLYARFLPFRNYNFDLAIIVFIVLSFYFFIIGFIPSFLRAFLMSILGFYCTLKGVKILNFKTLFIVALVSISLFPQLLFSVGFYFSLMGVFYIFLYFKHLKDKFSPFIHLILLNLYVCFAMEICVLYFFPLISLQQLSVLAINYIFSVFYPLSAALHIALYGDIFDGLLNNVLNFRLSSTKIFVPAIIFIFYNIASLLAIKFRSIFYILPLFGLLCFAIASYKIYA is encoded by the coding sequence ATGAGTTTTAAGAATCCAAAAAATAGAGAAATTTTTAATATATTTTGTCTATTTTGTCTTTGTATTTTTTCTATAAATTTAGCTATTAGCTATCATAAATATCAAATTTTTATGGACAAAGGAGAACAAGAGCTAACAGCAACCGTGATTTCTAGCTATGAAAAGCTTGGAGATGACGGCAAGAAAAGGCAAATTTTAAAGCTTAAAACTGATGAGTTTACATTTTATACACTTGGAGCTAAAACAGATGACTTTAAAGCTGGAGATAATATATTTCTAAGCGTCATAAATTTAGACGTTAGTTTTAAAGACTATCTTGCTTCCTCCTTTTACATGCCTAGCTTCTCACGCGAAAAACTGCCACAAAAAGCCACGCTAAATATCAACCAAAAACTACAATCACTCATCTACGCCCAGCATGAAAATAGTAAAATTTCACAGCTCTACTCGGCTCTATTTTTAGGCACAAGTATTGACGCAGAGTTAAGAGATGACGTCTCGCACCTTGGTATAGCGCATCTTATAGCCATAAGTGGCTATCATTTAGGTTTTATAAGCGCAGTTATATTTTTTGTATTTAGGCCGCTTTTAAAATTTTTATATGCGAGGTTTTTACCTTTTAGAAACTACAACTTTGATCTAGCCATTATCGTTTTTATAGTCTTGTCATTTTACTTTTTTATAATAGGCTTTATACCAAGCTTTTTGCGAGCGTTCTTAATGAGCATTTTAGGATTTTATTGCACGTTAAAAGGCGTCAAAATTTTAAACTTCAAAACACTTTTTATAGTGGCACTTGTTAGCATATCGCTCTTTCCGCAGCTACTTTTTAGCGTAGGTTTTTACTTTTCACTCATGGGCGTCTTTTACATATTTTTATATTTTAAACACCTAAAAGATAAATTTTCGCCCTTCATTCATCTTATACTTTTAAATTTATATGTTTGCTTTGCAATGGAAATTTGCGTGCTTTATTTCTTTCCACTCATTAGCTTACAGCAGCTTAGCGTCCTTGCCATCAACTACATCTTTAGCGTTTTTTATCCATTAAGCGCCGCACTTCACATCGCTTTGTATGGCGACATTTTTGATGGATTGCTAAATAATGTTTTAAATTTTAGACTAAGCTCAACTAAAATTTTCGTGCCAGCTATTATTTTTATATTTTATAATATCGCTTCGCTTCTAGCTATAAAATTTAGATCAATATTCTACATTTTGCCACTATTTGGACTTCTGTGTTTTGCTATTGCCAGCTATAAAATTTACGCCTAA
- a CDS encoding TolC family protein, producing MKKFLFIFLPVFLLGSNLGVIANKATQNEISKIKELELKRANLNDEAALSSYMPSLSLEGSYGKNASTFPSVVAKESAGVLARIDFLLYDGGAREARLKTSQLLKNKAAIASDEAKNYLALKAVNLYFNALALENIIAAKNAQANFLKGVLDKLEKANKAGLAAKDELENVKAKYYLANSTQLEYKNKMEQILNEINLLTGEKILPVAGAKMADISSNLASKNAELDRLSQDIFLSEAKLSEAKAGFLPQILLYDTYGFYKNNYDIDLGRFSSYRSYVDKYLKEDTHGNKFGIAFKWKIFDFFATSKMSQAQKIALDEARLNLEYKRRENETKLKNLQSEIVVLTSKIASLNEYVRASDLALKASYEKYNSGLLGYSDLLEALSQKFDAISLFESAKDELEIKKAEFFFENGEPILERIRD from the coding sequence ATGAAAAAATTTTTATTCATTTTTTTGCCGGTATTTTTGCTTGGTTCAAATTTAGGCGTGATCGCAAACAAGGCAACGCAAAATGAAATTTCAAAGATCAAAGAGCTTGAGCTAAAAAGAGCAAATTTAAACGATGAAGCCGCATTAAGCTCATATATGCCAAGCCTTAGCTTAGAGGGCTCATACGGCAAAAATGCAAGCACTTTTCCAAGCGTAGTCGCTAAAGAGTCAGCCGGTGTGCTGGCTAGAATTGATTTTTTACTATATGATGGCGGGGCTAGAGAGGCTAGGCTAAAGACGAGCCAGCTTTTAAAAAACAAAGCCGCCATAGCAAGTGATGAAGCTAAAAACTACCTTGCACTTAAGGCTGTAAATTTATACTTTAATGCTCTAGCGCTTGAAAATATAATCGCAGCCAAAAACGCTCAGGCAAATTTTTTAAAAGGTGTTTTAGATAAGCTTGAAAAGGCAAACAAAGCAGGCCTTGCCGCAAAAGATGAGCTTGAGAATGTAAAGGCTAAATATTACTTAGCTAATAGCACGCAGCTTGAATACAAAAACAAAATGGAGCAAATTTTAAATGAGATAAATTTGCTAACTGGTGAGAAAATTTTACCAGTAGCCGGAGCAAAGATGGCTGATATTAGCTCAAATTTAGCTTCAAAGAATGCTGAGCTTGATAGACTAAGCCAAGATATATTTTTAAGTGAAGCTAAGCTTAGCGAGGCAAAGGCTGGCTTTTTGCCTCAAATTTTGCTTTATGACACATATGGATTTTATAAAAATAATTACGATATCGATCTAGGCAGATTTAGTTCTTACCGCTCATACGTGGATAAATACTTAAAAGAAGATACTCACGGCAATAAATTTGGTATCGCTTTTAAATGGAAAATTTTTGATTTTTTCGCCACTAGTAAGATGAGTCAGGCTCAAAAGATCGCACTTGATGAGGCAAGGCTAAATTTGGAGTATAAAAGGCGTGAAAACGAGACAAAGCTTAAAAATTTGCAAAGTGAAATCGTGGTGCTTACTTCAAAAATTGCTTCACTAAACGAATATGTAAGAGCAAGCGATTTGGCATTAAAAGCTAGCTATGAGAAGTATAACTCTGGGCTTTTGGGATATAGCGACCTACTTGAGGCGCTCTCTCAGAAATTTGATGCCATTAGCCTTTTTGAGAGTGCAAAGGATGAGCTTGAGATCAAAAAAGCGGAGTTCTTTTTTGAAAATGGCGAGCCGATTTTGGAGAGGATTAGAGATTGA
- a CDS encoding replicative DNA helicase encodes MAKERLNEIEFSNLYDLDMERAILSSILQNNDILGEIFDIVKAKDFYLKGHSQIYDAMVACLNSDDPITMPFLKNRLGEKYDEELILDILGTNSLIDIQKYANELREKSIKRSLVKIAHNIPSKVNEDKPSRDMVDDLSQEFYSLIEGGSTGVIKEGKEIIMKMMDHINAQALLGEKDIVGLDTGFKKLNEMIKGFKNGDLIIVAARPGMGKTTLCLNFMSQVLKNNAGVVFFSLEMPAEQIMMRMLASKTSIPLQDIMTAKMDDEALARFSDACEEFAASKLFVHDSGYVNIHQVRTQMRKLKAMHPEISLCVIDYIGLMMSTNNYADRHVQIAEISRGLKLLARELDMPIIALSQLNRSLESRANKRPMLSDLRESGAIEQDADIILFVYRDEFYLEQEEKEKEKRASAEGKEYKSNHVFNKLQEKAEIIVGKNRNGETGSVDVLFQKQHSRFEDMSAMPVSDVSFEG; translated from the coding sequence CAAAAGAGAGACTTAACGAGATAGAATTTAGCAACCTTTACGACCTTGATATGGAGCGAGCTATACTAAGCTCCATTTTGCAAAACAACGATATTTTAGGTGAAATTTTTGACATTGTTAAGGCAAAGGATTTTTATCTAAAAGGACATTCGCAAATATATGATGCAATGGTAGCATGCCTAAATAGCGATGATCCTATAACTATGCCATTTTTAAAAAATAGACTTGGTGAAAAATACGACGAAGAGCTAATACTAGATATTTTAGGCACAAATTCCCTAATAGACATTCAAAAATACGCAAACGAACTAAGAGAAAAATCTATAAAACGAAGTCTTGTAAAGATCGCTCACAATATACCAAGCAAAGTAAATGAAGATAAGCCAAGCCGCGATATGGTCGATGATCTTAGCCAGGAATTTTACTCTTTGATAGAAGGTGGAAGCACTGGAGTTATAAAAGAAGGCAAAGAGATCATCATGAAAATGATGGATCATATTAATGCTCAGGCCTTGCTTGGCGAAAAAGATATAGTTGGACTTGATACTGGATTTAAAAAGTTAAATGAGATGATAAAGGGCTTTAAAAATGGTGACCTCATCATCGTCGCAGCTCGTCCAGGCATGGGAAAAACGACACTTTGTTTAAATTTTATGAGTCAGGTTTTAAAAAATAATGCTGGAGTTGTTTTCTTCTCACTCGAGATGCCAGCTGAGCAAATAATGATGAGAATGCTAGCAAGCAAGACCTCTATCCCGCTTCAAGACATAATGACTGCAAAGATGGACGATGAAGCGTTGGCTAGATTTAGCGATGCTTGCGAGGAGTTTGCGGCTAGCAAGCTTTTTGTACATGATAGCGGCTATGTAAATATCCATCAAGTAAGAACGCAAATGCGAAAACTAAAGGCTATGCATCCTGAAATTTCACTTTGCGTGATCGATTACATCGGTCTTATGATGAGTACAAATAACTACGCTGATCGTCACGTCCAAATAGCTGAAATTTCTCGTGGATTAAAGCTTTTAGCACGTGAGCTAGATATGCCAATCATCGCTCTTTCTCAGCTAAATAGAAGCCTAGAATCTCGCGCAAACAAACGCCCTATGCTAAGCGATCTAAGAGAGTCAGGCGCGATCGAGCAAGATGCTGACATTATTCTTTTTGTTTATAGAGATGAGTTTTATCTAGAACAAGAAGAAAAAGAGAAAGAAAAACGCGCAAGTGCCGAGGGTAAAGAGTACAAGAGCAATCACGTCTTTAATAAGCTTCAAGAAAAGGCCGAGATCATAGTTGGCAAAAATAGAAATGGCGAAACTGGCTCAGTTGATGTGCTCTTTCAAAAGCAACACTCAAGGTTTGAAGATATGTCTGCAATGCCAGTATCTGACGTATCATTTGAAGGATAA
- a CDS encoding TolC family protein codes for MKKILAVLLFALPLWAGNLLEIIALAQSARLESLKEFNKNEYINKNKSKKLNLSLDGRYTFVPDEIKGGYMTKAGSITAKVEYLIFDGGASEAADKILDHKGVEKIYKDEELMNLTAFQVARVYFNAVALNSLINLETKFVDSFAKAAAENEFWFEYGEINKAEFDAINFTLNKKRAELDELGLKLAELNSRINLLSNGEIGFNAGSKIVMPDFSKDDLSAKLGAMEQEKFIKEQENEKQKSKFAPKIYLKDTQSVNNNSFKKGERTTSQMIGAYADANRPRVEFEWKLPDSLSLSKQSQVKRIEEQKAVLDLSDEENRIITRLKELESTIKGLSAKLNLQDLKQDKLDSDFVDLLNGYLDGEIKYEEFLFVSEKNFSDRANFILDGDLLELNKLEYFFECARKINEVIIE; via the coding sequence TTGAAGAAGATTTTGGCGGTTTTGCTCTTTGCTTTGCCTCTTTGGGCTGGAAATTTACTAGAGATCATCGCTCTAGCGCAAAGTGCAAGGCTTGAAAGCTTGAAAGAATTTAATAAAAATGAATATATAAATAAAAATAAAAGTAAAAAGCTAAATTTATCCCTTGATGGCAGATATACCTTTGTGCCTGATGAGATAAAGGGCGGATATATGACAAAGGCGGGATCTATCACGGCAAAGGTTGAGTATCTTATCTTTGATGGCGGTGCGAGTGAGGCTGCTGATAAAATTTTAGACCACAAGGGTGTGGAGAAAATTTACAAAGATGAAGAGCTGATGAATTTAACCGCTTTTCAGGTCGCAAGGGTCTATTTCAACGCTGTTGCGCTAAATTCGCTTATAAATTTAGAGACAAAATTTGTAGATAGCTTTGCAAAAGCTGCGGCTGAAAATGAGTTTTGGTTTGAGTATGGCGAGATAAATAAAGCTGAGTTTGATGCGATAAATTTCACGTTAAATAAAAAAAGAGCTGAGCTAGACGAGCTTGGGCTTAAGCTAGCCGAGCTAAACTCAAGGATAAATTTGCTCTCAAACGGCGAGATCGGCTTTAATGCTGGCTCAAAGATAGTGATGCCTGATTTTAGCAAGGATGATCTAAGCGCCAAGCTTGGGGCGATGGAGCAAGAAAAATTTATAAAAGAGCAAGAAAACGAGAAGCAAAAGAGCAAATTTGCTCCAAAAATTTACTTAAAAGATACGCAAAGTGTGAATAATAACAGCTTTAAAAAAGGTGAGAGGACGACTTCACAGATGATAGGCGCTTACGCTGATGCGAACAGGCCTAGAGTGGAGTTTGAGTGGAAGCTGCCAGATAGCTTAAGTCTTAGCAAGCAAAGTCAAGTTAAGCGCATTGAAGAGCAAAAGGCGGTACTTGATCTAAGCGATGAAGAAAATAGGATAATCACTCGCCTAAAAGAGCTAGAAAGCACGATCAAAGGCTTAAGTGCAAAGTTAAATTTGCAAGATTTGAAGCAAGATAAGCTTGATAGTGATTTTGTTGATTTGTTAAATGGCTATCTTGATGGCGAGATAAAATATGAAGAATTTTTGTTTGTGAGTGAGAAAAATTTTAGCGATAGGGCAAATTTCATACTTGATGGCGATTTACTTGAGCTAAACAAACTTGAGTATTTTTTTGAATGTGCAAGAAAAATAAATGAGGTGATAATTGAATAA
- the fliP gene encoding flagellar type III secretion system pore protein FliP (The bacterial flagellar biogenesis protein FliP forms a type III secretion system (T3SS)-type pore required for flagellar assembly.), translating into MLSLAVLFCVVFGADPALPTINLSLNSPANAEQLVNSLNVLLILTALALAPSLIFMMTSFLRLVIVFSFLRQAMGTQQVPPSTVLISLAMVLTFFIMEPVGQKSYNDGIKPYIAEQIGYEEMLDKSLKPFKEFMVKNTREKDLALFFRIRNLQNPANIEEIPLSIAMSAFMISELKTSFEIAFLLYLPFLVIDMVVSSVLMAMGMMMLPPVMISLPFKLLIFVLVDGWNLLIGNLVKSFH; encoded by the coding sequence CTGCTTAGCTTAGCGGTTTTATTTTGTGTGGTTTTTGGGGCTGATCCGGCCTTGCCAACTATAAATTTAAGTCTAAATTCTCCTGCAAATGCTGAACAACTAGTAAATTCTCTAAATGTTTTACTAATTCTCACCGCACTTGCACTTGCTCCTTCGCTCATTTTTATGATGACAAGTTTTTTAAGGCTTGTTATCGTATTTTCATTTTTGCGCCAAGCGATGGGCACGCAACAAGTTCCACCTTCAACAGTACTCATCTCACTTGCGATGGTTCTTACATTTTTTATTATGGAGCCAGTTGGGCAAAAGAGCTATAACGATGGCATAAAGCCTTATATAGCCGAGCAGATAGGCTATGAAGAGATGCTTGATAAAAGCTTAAAGCCATTTAAAGAATTTATGGTAAAAAACACAAGAGAAAAAGACCTTGCGCTTTTCTTTAGGATTAGAAATTTACAAAATCCAGCAAATATCGAAGAGATACCGCTAAGTATCGCAATGTCAGCTTTCATGATAAGTGAGCTAAAGACATCTTTTGAGATAGCGTTTTTGCTCTATTTACCATTTCTTGTCATCGACATGGTCGTAAGCTCAGTGCTGATGGCTATGGGTATGATGATGCTTCCTCCTGTAATGATCTCACTACCATTTAAACTGCTCATATTCGTGCTTGTTGATGGCTGGAATTTACTAATAGGAAATCTTGTAAAAAGCTTTCACTAA
- a CDS encoding efflux RND transporter permease subunit: MIKTAINRPITTLMIFLSLVVFGIYSLKTMNVNLYPQVNIPIVKITTYANGDMNYIKTKITQKIEDEISSIEGIKKIYSTSFDNLSVVSIEFELNKDLESATNDVRDKMQKARVGANYEIEKLNGLSSSVFSLFITRLDGNETKLMQEIDDVAKPFLERISGVSKVKTNGFLEPAVKILLDRFKLDKNALSANEVANLIKVENLKAPLGKIENEQIQMAIKSNFSAKSIDEIRNLTIKQGVFLKDIASVDLSYKDANEAAIMDKKSGVLLGLELAPDANALTVIALAKSKLDQFKSLLGSEYDVKIAYDKSEVIQKHIDQTAFDMILGILLTIVIVYLFLRNFSITIISVVAIPTSIVATFFIINALGYDINRLSLIALTLGIGIFIDDAIVVTENIASKLKDEPNALKASFAGIKEIAFSVFAISLVLLCVFVPIAFMSGIVGKYFNSFAMSVAAGIVISFFVSIFLVPTLSARFVNAKQSGFFLKSEPFFEALENFYEKILALALKFKLIFLAITLVVVVCSFTLAKFVGGDFMPSEDNSEFNIYFKLDPSLSLQASKDKLKDKISLINADPQVAYAYFILGYTDAKQPYLVKAYVRLKELKDRVNHERQNAIMQSFRDRLKSDDMSVIVADLPVVEGGDVQPVKLTITSENGKELEKFVPKISKMLKEINDATDVNSPEEDLLKRVQISIDEDKAKRLILDKASVASAVYSAFSQNEVSVFENENGKEYELYMRLDDKFRSDTDDILKTKIRSKEGFFVTLGDVATISFEQKPASISRFNRADEIKFLANTKNNAPLNSVANEISKKLDEILPANFKYKFLGFVELMDDTNASFIFTVSASAVLIYMVLAALYESFLLPFLIMLAMPLAFCGVVIGLFISGNPFSLFVMVGVILLFGMVGKNAILVVDFANHFANNGIEANEAVKMAAKKRLRAVLMTTFAMIFAMLPLALGRGAGFEANSPMAISIIFGLISSTLLSLLVVPVLFAWVYNLDKFIRKFYERERI, encoded by the coding sequence ATGATAAAAACAGCCATCAACCGCCCCATAACTACGCTTATGATATTCTTAAGCCTCGTTGTCTTTGGTATCTACTCGCTAAAGACGATGAATGTAAATTTATACCCACAAGTAAATATCCCAATAGTAAAGATCACGACCTACGCAAACGGCGATATGAACTATATAAAAACTAAGATCACACAAAAGATCGAAGATGAAATTTCAAGCATTGAAGGTATCAAGAAAATTTACTCAACAAGCTTTGATAATCTAAGTGTAGTTAGCATCGAATTTGAGCTAAACAAAGACCTAGAGAGCGCTACAAATGACGTTCGCGATAAGATGCAAAAGGCGAGAGTTGGCGCAAACTACGAGATAGAAAAGCTAAATGGTCTCTCGTCATCTGTCTTTAGCCTCTTTATCACAAGGCTCGATGGTAATGAAACTAAGCTAATGCAAGAGATCGATGACGTGGCAAAGCCATTTTTGGAGCGCATTAGTGGCGTTTCAAAGGTCAAGACAAATGGTTTTTTAGAGCCAGCGGTGAAAATTTTACTAGATAGATTTAAACTTGATAAAAACGCCCTTAGTGCAAACGAAGTGGCAAATTTAATAAAGGTTGAAAATTTAAAAGCGCCACTTGGCAAGATAGAAAATGAGCAGATCCAAATGGCGATCAAGTCAAATTTCAGCGCCAAAAGCATAGATGAGATAAGAAATTTAACGATCAAACAAGGGGTATTTTTAAAAGATATCGCAAGCGTTGATCTCTCTTATAAAGATGCAAACGAAGCAGCGATAATGGATAAAAAAAGTGGCGTCTTGCTTGGTCTTGAACTAGCTCCAGACGCAAACGCTCTAACCGTGATCGCTCTAGCTAAGTCAAAGCTAGATCAGTTTAAAAGCCTGCTTGGCAGCGAATACGACGTAAAAATAGCTTATGATAAGAGCGAAGTGATACAAAAGCACATCGATCAAACCGCCTTTGATATGATCCTTGGTATCTTGCTAACCATCGTGATCGTATATCTATTTTTAAGAAATTTCTCGATCACCATCATCTCAGTCGTAGCGATACCAACTAGCATCGTGGCGACATTTTTCATCATAAATGCCCTAGGATACGATATAAATCGCTTAAGCCTTATCGCATTAACGCTTGGCATTGGAATTTTCATCGATGATGCGATAGTTGTCACTGAAAATATCGCTAGCAAGCTAAAAGATGAGCCAAATGCCCTAAAAGCAAGCTTTGCAGGCATAAAAGAGATAGCATTTAGCGTCTTTGCGATCTCGCTCGTTCTGCTTTGCGTCTTTGTGCCTATCGCCTTTATGAGTGGCATCGTTGGCAAATACTTTAACTCATTTGCGATGAGCGTGGCAGCTGGCATTGTAATATCGTTTTTTGTGAGCATATTTCTTGTGCCAACGCTTAGCGCTAGGTTTGTAAATGCCAAACAAAGTGGCTTTTTTCTAAAGAGCGAGCCATTTTTTGAAGCGCTTGAAAATTTCTATGAGAAAATTTTAGCCTTAGCTCTTAAATTTAAGCTCATATTTTTAGCCATAACGCTTGTGGTCGTTGTTTGCTCGTTTACTCTGGCTAAATTTGTAGGTGGCGACTTCATGCCAAGCGAGGATAACTCAGAGTTTAACATCTACTTTAAGCTCGATCCCTCACTTAGCCTGCAAGCTAGCAAAGATAAGCTAAAAGATAAAATTTCACTCATAAATGCCGATCCTCAGGTTGCTTATGCGTACTTCATCCTTGGCTACACAGACGCCAAGCAGCCCTATCTTGTAAAGGCTTACGTTAGGCTAAAGGAGCTAAAAGATAGGGTTAATCACGAGCGGCAAAACGCTATCATGCAAAGTTTTCGTGACAGACTAAAGAGTGATGATATGAGCGTCATCGTGGCTGATCTGCCAGTGGTTGAAGGTGGCGATGTGCAGCCAGTAAAGCTTACTATCACTTCTGAAAATGGCAAAGAGTTAGAAAAATTTGTACCAAAGATCAGCAAAATGCTAAAAGAGATAAATGACGCAACGGACGTAAATTCTCCTGAAGAGGATCTGCTAAAGCGTGTGCAAATTTCTATTGATGAAGATAAGGCAAAGAGGCTAATTTTAGATAAAGCTAGCGTTGCAAGTGCTGTTTATAGCGCATTTAGCCAGAACGAGGTCTCTGTTTTTGAAAACGAAAATGGCAAAGAGTATGAGCTTTACATGCGTCTTGATGATAAATTTAGAAGCGATACAGATGATATCTTAAAGACCAAGATAAGAAGCAAAGAGGGCTTTTTCGTGACACTTGGTGATGTGGCGACGATTAGTTTTGAGCAAAAGCCAGCTAGTATTTCGAGGTTTAATAGAGCTGATGAGATAAAATTTCTAGCAAATACCAAAAACAACGCGCCGCTAAATAGCGTGGCAAATGAAATTTCAAAGAAGCTTGATGAAATTTTGCCAGCAAATTTCAAGTATAAATTTCTTGGATTTGTGGAGCTGATGGACGATACGAACGCTTCTTTTATCTTTACAGTGAGCGCTAGTGCTGTGCTTATTTACATGGTGCTTGCTGCACTTTATGAGAGCTTTTTGCTGCCATTTCTTATCATGCTAGCCATGCCACTTGCCTTTTGTGGCGTCGTGATCGGACTTTTTATAAGTGGCAATCCATTTAGCCTATTTGTCATGGTTGGCGTCATCTTGCTCTTTGGCATGGTTGGTAAAAACGCTATCTTAGTCGTTGATTTTGCAAACCACTTTGCAAATAACGGCATAGAGGCAAACGAAGCTGTGAAAATGGCTGCAAAAAAGCGTCTAAGGGCTGTTTTGATGACCACTTTTGCGATGATATTTGCCATGTTGCCACTTGCTCTTGGCAGAGGAGCTGGCTTTGAAGCCAATTCGCCTATGGCTATAAGCATCATCTTTGGGCTCATTAGCTCGACTTTGCTAAGCTTGCTTGTCGTGCCAGTGCTCTTTGCTTGGGTTTATAATCTTGATAAATTTATAAGAAAATTTTATGAAAGGGAGAGAATTTGA